In the Pseudanabaena sp. PCC 7367 genome, one interval contains:
- a CDS encoding branched-chain amino acid ABC transporter permease, whose product MDITLLIKQVLNGLSIGSVYAIFALGYTLVFSVLGIINFAHGAIFTLGAYFAYTLHGGSFGFNGLLANAALPIKFPFAIAMILGGILAGLVSVLVERIAFRPLRLKGADSLLTLVSSLGVAVAIVNTIQFLVGAENYSFAADIYGNLPESINFGSVANPIVIRTVQLVIFGVSVVILAVLTYVINFTKLGKALKAVAEDPTTASLLGIDAEFIIMFTFFVSGFLAGIAGTLVGSSFSIAGPYFGITFGLKGLAVIVLGGLGSIPGAVLGGVLIGLAEAFVPADFSAYKDAVAFALLFVMLLVRPQGLLSRKATTKV is encoded by the coding sequence GTGGATATTACTTTATTAATCAAGCAAGTTTTAAATGGGCTTTCGATCGGCAGTGTCTATGCCATTTTTGCGCTTGGCTATACCTTGGTTTTTTCGGTACTGGGGATCATTAATTTTGCCCACGGCGCGATTTTTACCCTGGGGGCATATTTTGCCTATACGCTGCACGGTGGCTCATTTGGGTTTAATGGCCTGCTGGCCAATGCGGCACTACCAATTAAATTCCCCTTTGCGATCGCCATGATTCTAGGTGGCATTCTGGCCGGACTGGTAAGCGTGCTGGTAGAGCGAATTGCCTTTCGACCCTTGCGATTAAAGGGTGCTGATTCGCTGCTGACACTGGTTTCCAGCCTGGGTGTAGCCGTTGCGATCGTCAATACTATTCAATTCCTGGTCGGTGCCGAGAATTATTCATTTGCCGCCGATATCTATGGCAATTTGCCAGAATCGATCAACTTTGGCAGTGTCGCTAATCCGATCGTGATTCGTACAGTGCAACTGGTGATTTTTGGGGTTTCGGTGGTAATTCTGGCGGTGCTCACCTATGTGATTAATTTCACCAAGCTGGGCAAGGCGCTCAAGGCCGTAGCAGAAGACCCAACCACGGCTAGCCTGCTGGGGATCGATGCCGAATTTATTATTATGTTCACCTTTTTTGTGTCGGGCTTCCTGGCTGGGATCGCCGGTACGCTGGTGGGTTCCAGCTTCAGTATTGCTGGCCCCTATTTTGGCATCACCTTTGGCCTGAAGGGGCTGGCGGTGATTGTTTTGGGTGGCCTGGGCAGTATTCCCGGTGCGGTGTTGGGCGGCGTGTTAATTGGCCTTGCAGAAGCATTTGTACCAGCAGACTTTTCGGCCTATAAGGATGCGGTGGCGTTTGCGTTGTTGTTTGTGATGTTACTGGTCAGGCCACAGGGTTTGCTTAGTCGAAAAGCTACTACAAAGGTTTAG
- a CDS encoding S-layer homology domain-containing protein, whose product MRSPQNLFPETVMRQIVNPRIFTTFALLLAIGSTRAIMPIAAFAQAADPLPPVPTVEVGDPIERVLESGLMSNAADGKFHAERVISRAELATILVDTFNLEQRVTGNNEVVPLKDVPKSHWAYGKIQTVLRTKTMTGYYPGEFYPNQRINRAEAMAIFANAYGVFQFPTETIDRVLAMYPDADQIPTWARKSMATALYEQFVNLDNGGLIKPLEPMTRGDMAYVLSQYLTRLDQTAPLPWSSEEFPQNN is encoded by the coding sequence ATGCGATCGCCCCAGAACCTATTTCCTGAAACAGTTATGCGCCAAATAGTTAATCCTAGAATCTTCACCACGTTTGCATTATTGCTAGCAATTGGTTCCACCAGAGCAATCATGCCGATCGCTGCTTTTGCCCAGGCTGCCGATCCCTTGCCGCCAGTGCCCACTGTAGAAGTAGGTGATCCGATCGAGCGGGTGCTTGAGTCTGGCCTGATGTCAAATGCCGCCGATGGTAAGTTCCATGCTGAGCGGGTGATTTCCCGTGCTGAGTTAGCCACAATTTTGGTTGATACTTTTAATCTGGAGCAACGGGTTACGGGCAACAATGAGGTAGTCCCGCTAAAGGATGTGCCCAAATCCCACTGGGCCTATGGCAAAATCCAGACGGTTTTACGCACCAAAACCATGACTGGCTATTACCCTGGCGAGTTTTACCCCAATCAACGGATCAATCGCGCTGAGGCGATGGCGATCTTTGCGAATGCCTATGGCGTGTTTCAGTTCCCCACCGAAACGATCGATCGGGTTTTGGCGATGTATCCCGACGCGGATCAAATTCCCACCTGGGCGCGGAAATCAATGGCCACGGCGTTGTATGAACAGTTCGTGAACTTAGACAATGGCGGCTTGATTAAACCATTGGAACCAATGACCCGTGGGGATATGGCCTATGTGCTGAGTCAATATTTAACCCGCCTGGATCAAACTGCGCCGCTGCCCTGGTCTAGTGAGGAGTTTCCACAGAATAACTAA
- a CDS encoding MoaD/ThiS family protein, with translation MAVKVLIPTPLQQLTKNQAAVECDGHDINEILDSLETNFPGVKARICDDQGNLRRFVNFYVNSEDIRFLEGPQTKLSDGDEVSIIPAIAGG, from the coding sequence ATGGCAGTTAAGGTTCTGATTCCTACCCCCCTGCAACAACTAACCAAAAATCAGGCAGCCGTTGAATGTGACGGACATGATATTAATGAAATTCTTGATTCCTTAGAAACCAACTTCCCTGGCGTTAAAGCACGGATTTGTGACGATCAAGGTAATTTACGTCGGTTTGTCAATTTTTATGTTAATAGCGAAGATATTCGCTTCCTTGAGGGGCCTCAAACCAAGTTGAGTGATGGCGATGAGGTGAGCATTATTCCGGCGATCGCTGGCGGCTAG
- the hisG gene encoding ATP phosphoribosyltransferase has protein sequence MLTFAIPKGALLKSSINLLKSVGLDFSAFLDDSNRMLQIVDPTGSAKALLVRTHDVPVYVEYGQAQVGFAGDDVLREKQPRVAQLLDLKYGYCRMAIAVPKQSPYKTPLQLPSHCRVASKFVNCAKAYFKSIDLPVEVIPLYGSVELGPITGMSDAIVDLVSTGKTLRENGLVEIEELFESTARLVVNPLSYRLNTDQVATMVDKLRFVVENQSS, from the coding sequence ATGCTCACTTTTGCGATTCCGAAAGGAGCTTTGCTCAAGAGTTCCATTAACCTACTTAAATCGGTGGGATTAGACTTCAGTGCGTTTCTGGATGATTCCAATCGCATGTTGCAAATTGTCGATCCCACTGGTAGCGCCAAGGCACTGTTGGTACGCACCCATGATGTACCTGTTTATGTGGAATATGGCCAGGCGCAGGTTGGGTTTGCTGGTGACGATGTATTGCGTGAAAAGCAGCCCAGGGTAGCGCAATTACTGGATCTGAAGTATGGCTATTGCCGTATGGCGATCGCGGTGCCCAAGCAAAGCCCCTATAAAACGCCGCTGCAATTGCCCTCCCATTGTCGGGTTGCCTCCAAATTTGTCAATTGTGCCAAAGCCTATTTCAAGAGCATCGATCTACCGGTGGAAGTAATTCCCCTCTATGGATCGGTGGAATTGGGGCCAATTACGGGCATGTCCGATGCGATCGTGGATTTGGTTTCCACTGGCAAAACCCTACGCGAAAATGGCCTGGTAGAAATCGAAGAATTATTTGAGAGTACCGCTCGCCTGGTGGTTAATCCCCTCAGCTATCGCTTGAATACTGACCAAGTGGCCACAATGGTTGATAAGCTCCGGTTTGTGGTAGAGAACCAATCGAGCTAA
- a CDS encoding DUF3598 family protein → MRSQWDCLLQNLGHWQGSFAYLLPTGEMQKDVRSLTTLEGQDNHKKVHQEVHLFQSELPAPLRQPDRKIELDYTSLGRNTVFFEDGAFSQGSLQLAPFTTFGAELGLINADRQRRMRIVQLFEPGGNLSSFTFIREQLAGSNHPENPKLTIAQLLGEWRGTATIIYPDMHVETHPTVNHWTQEGDRLLLTSSINQALTAKITAQIQGDRLVYESSSSSSDQANYPQIQTLLLPDGASATCPTQIKAGQPLRLAVSWLITPDRQQRMIRSYDPQGGWSSLTLVDELKN, encoded by the coding sequence ATGCGATCGCAGTGGGATTGCCTCCTTCAAAATCTAGGACATTGGCAGGGTTCATTTGCCTATCTGTTGCCAACGGGGGAAATGCAAAAGGATGTGCGTAGCCTCACCACCCTGGAAGGACAAGACAACCATAAAAAAGTGCATCAAGAGGTGCATTTATTTCAAAGTGAATTGCCAGCACCACTGCGCCAGCCTGATCGCAAAATTGAGCTGGACTATACTTCTCTGGGGCGGAACACGGTATTTTTTGAGGATGGCGCTTTTTCGCAAGGCTCATTACAGCTAGCACCATTTACCACCTTTGGCGCAGAGCTGGGTTTAATTAACGCCGATCGGCAAAGGCGGATGCGGATTGTGCAGCTATTTGAACCAGGTGGCAACCTGAGCAGCTTTACTTTTATTCGTGAGCAGTTGGCTGGTAGCAATCATCCCGAAAACCCCAAATTAACGATCGCGCAGCTTTTGGGGGAATGGCGCGGCACCGCCACAATCATCTACCCAGACATGCATGTGGAAACCCATCCTACGGTTAATCATTGGACTCAGGAAGGCGATCGGCTGTTGCTGACTTCCAGCATCAATCAAGCTCTGACTGCCAAGATTACAGCCCAGATCCAGGGCGATCGGCTGGTCTATGAGTCCTCTAGTTCGAGCAGCGATCAAGCTAATTACCCGCAAATTCAAACCCTATTACTGCCCGATGGTGCGTCGGCAACCTGCCCAACTCAGATCAAAGCAGGTCAGCCATTGCGATTGGCGGTGTCCTGGTTAATTACGCCCGATCGGCAACAGCGCATGATCCGCAGCTATGATCCTCAGGGTGGCTGGTCGAGCCTAACTCTGGTTGATGAGTTAAAAAATTGA
- a CDS encoding Uma2 family endonuclease produces the protein MSLPEVKNLIPNLLLAILSELWRDRQDWFFGVNMAIDLLTTQEQIEQSNHNDRDDSASLDETPKSEQLFESQPLSLSDDSTNLEQTKQHGNRNEGDRPDPESGRNLIHSANQNLSTAIIANGLLSLGIPRYRSEQGRSRYVITTEHNQVPQFCLEIVTSADTNAYGQKLVQYAALGVRYYAIYNPHFWQASDRQPLEVYKLEAGKYWQQRGEPFWMPELVLGIGREWGTNYGWSREWLYWYDFRGYRYPTATEIAEKERLQTELARSQVFELQQQVQEITDMLAKYKQRFGDLS, from the coding sequence ATGAGTTTGCCCGAAGTCAAAAATCTCATCCCAAATCTACTATTGGCGATCCTGAGTGAGCTTTGGCGCGATCGCCAGGATTGGTTTTTTGGCGTAAACATGGCGATCGACCTGCTGACGACGCAAGAGCAAATAGAACAATCCAATCACAACGATCGGGATGATTCTGCCAGCCTTGATGAAACCCCAAAATCTGAACAGTTGTTTGAATCGCAGCCACTTTCGCTTAGTGATGATTCTACTAATCTTGAGCAAACCAAACAGCATGGCAATCGTAATGAGGGCGATCGCCCTGACCCAGAATCTGGTCGTAATTTGATCCATAGTGCCAATCAAAATCTATCAACCGCAATTATCGCCAATGGCCTGCTGAGTTTAGGTATCCCGCGTTACCGCAGTGAACAAGGGCGTAGCCGCTATGTCATCACTACCGAACATAACCAGGTGCCGCAGTTTTGCCTGGAAATTGTGACCAGTGCCGATACCAATGCCTATGGCCAAAAACTAGTGCAATATGCAGCGCTGGGCGTGCGCTATTATGCGATTTATAATCCCCATTTCTGGCAAGCTAGCGATCGCCAACCCCTGGAGGTATATAAGCTGGAAGCGGGTAAATATTGGCAGCAAAGGGGGGAGCCATTCTGGATGCCGGAACTGGTGTTGGGCATTGGCCGCGAATGGGGGACTAATTATGGCTGGAGTCGGGAATGGTTATATTGGTATGATTTTCGCGGTTATCGCTATCCCACTGCCACTGAGATCGCAGAAAAAGAGCGATTGCAAACTGAATTAGCCCGATCGCAGGTCTTTGAATTGCAGCAACAGGTACAGGAAATCACTGATATGCTGGCAAAATATAAACAGCGATTTGGTGATTTGTCCTGA
- a CDS encoding bifunctional aminoglycoside phosphotransferase/ATP-binding protein: MTTNSLPPLIQQMLLPEFYPHPVTKPIELLQTHISFVLLAGEYAYKIKKPVNFGFLDFSTLAKRHHFCEEEVRLNRRLAPELYLGVVAIAENDRKYSFAPDHAEPGQSMAAAEYAIKMTQFDQSNLLINLFEQGKLLPEHMVDIGKQLAEFHGIAATNAHIASFGTMAAIKAVADDNYAATDQYIGRAQTQAQFDQTRAFTDAFFAEHEQLFSDRIAQGKVKECHGDVHLKNICLYEDKIRIFDCIEFNEPFRNSDILYDAAFLLMDLQYRGRRDLANIFLNTYLEQTGDYDALPLLPLYGSMRAYIRAKVTSFLLDDPNIPEPVKESAATEAAAYYKLAHDYASSSQGKILLMSGLSGSGKSTIARTIAPQIEAIHLRSDVIRKHLAGVGLLEQAGDEIYTPEMTSKTYAKLAELVVLLASKGFNVILDAKFDRQNLRNQVTQAATAQNIPWQIIHCQAPIEQLQQRLGDRAAQGGDAGDSVATVTQTEQLLASQQAKFETFSDAEKAKLIEIKTTEPIDYYQSEDFYRAIATKLS, encoded by the coding sequence ATGACCACAAACAGCCTGCCACCTTTGATCCAGCAAATGCTCTTGCCGGAGTTCTATCCGCATCCAGTCACCAAACCGATCGAACTGTTGCAAACCCATATCTCGTTCGTGTTGCTGGCGGGGGAATATGCCTACAAAATTAAAAAGCCGGTTAACTTTGGCTTCCTGGATTTTTCTACCCTGGCCAAGCGTCATCATTTCTGCGAAGAAGAAGTGAGATTGAATCGTCGTCTGGCACCGGAATTATATCTGGGCGTGGTGGCGATCGCCGAGAATGATCGTAAATATAGCTTTGCGCCCGATCATGCTGAACCAGGACAGAGTATGGCGGCGGCGGAATATGCGATCAAAATGACCCAGTTTGATCAGAGCAATTTGCTGATTAATTTGTTTGAGCAGGGCAAGCTGTTGCCTGAGCACATGGTGGATATTGGCAAGCAACTGGCCGAGTTTCATGGGATCGCGGCAACCAATGCTCATATTGCCAGCTTTGGCACGATGGCGGCGATCAAAGCAGTGGCCGATGATAACTATGCCGCCACCGATCAATACATTGGCAGAGCCCAGACGCAAGCACAATTTGACCAAACCCGTGCCTTTACTGATGCCTTCTTTGCTGAGCATGAACAGCTATTTAGCGATCGGATCGCCCAGGGCAAAGTTAAGGAATGTCATGGCGATGTGCATTTAAAAAATATTTGCCTCTACGAAGATAAAATCCGCATTTTCGATTGTATTGAGTTTAATGAGCCGTTTCGGAATAGCGATATTCTCTACGATGCGGCCTTTTTGCTGATGGATCTGCAATACCGAGGACGGCGCGATCTGGCCAATATTTTCCTCAACACCTATCTAGAGCAAACCGGTGATTATGATGCGTTGCCGCTGTTGCCGCTCTATGGCAGTATGCGTGCCTATATTCGGGCTAAGGTCACTTCCTTTTTGCTGGATGATCCCAATATTCCAGAACCAGTTAAAGAAAGCGCTGCCACGGAAGCCGCTGCCTACTACAAGCTTGCCCATGACTATGCCAGTTCTAGCCAGGGCAAAATCCTGCTGATGTCGGGGTTGTCGGGTTCCGGCAAAAGCACGATCGCCCGGACGATCGCCCCCCAGATCGAAGCAATCCATTTGCGATCGGATGTGATCCGCAAACATCTGGCAGGCGTTGGCTTATTGGAGCAGGCTGGTGATGAAATCTATACGCCAGAAATGACCAGCAAAACCTATGCCAAACTCGCAGAACTGGTGGTATTACTTGCCAGTAAGGGGTTTAATGTGATCCTGGATGCCAAATTCGATCGCCAGAATCTGCGCAATCAAGTCACTCAAGCCGCTACTGCGCAAAACATTCCCTGGCAGATTATCCATTGCCAGGCACCGATCGAACAGCTTCAGCAACGATTGGGCGATCGGGCGGCTCAGGGTGGTGATGCGGGTGACTCGGTGGCGACGGTGACTCAAACTGAACAACTTTTGGCCAGCCAGCAAGCAAAATTTGAGACATTTAGCGATGCGGAAAAAGCCAAGCTAATCGAAATTAAAACCACCGAGCCGATCGACTATTACCAGTCTGAGGATTTTTATCGGGCGATCGCTACCAAGCTCAGTTAG
- a CDS encoding exopolysaccharide biosynthesis protein: MARLSVELQRFLFEEKRPERITLESLLELTEEKIFGFLFVILAIPSALPIPAPVISSVLSMPLFLLVMQFIWGAKKPWLPRRLSQGTISLNQAQKFAKAAIPWLQRFETFLRPRLIYVCTSIGGRLLVGMAITLMSMSMMVILPFTNTLPAIGIAIIGLGLTEDDGAVSLFGVVFCLFAGFTSATVIYAWFWGGSHAIDWLKNALGR, encoded by the coding sequence ATGGCGCGATTATCGGTAGAGTTACAGCGATTTTTATTTGAAGAAAAACGCCCTGAGCGCATTACCCTGGAGAGCTTGTTGGAGCTAACCGAAGAAAAAATCTTTGGTTTTTTGTTTGTGATCCTGGCAATCCCATCAGCGCTCCCGATTCCCGCGCCAGTGATTTCGTCAGTGCTTTCGATGCCATTGTTTTTGCTGGTAATGCAATTTATCTGGGGAGCAAAAAAACCCTGGCTACCACGTCGGCTCAGTCAGGGCACGATTAGCCTGAATCAAGCCCAGAAATTTGCCAAGGCCGCGATCCCCTGGCTGCAAAGATTTGAAACCTTTTTACGCCCCAGATTGATTTATGTTTGCACCTCGATCGGTGGTCGCCTGTTGGTGGGCATGGCGATCACCCTGATGAGTATGTCTATGATGGTAATACTTCCATTTACCAATACCCTGCCAGCTATTGGTATCGCAATCATAGGCCTGGGGTTAACCGAGGATGATGGCGCAGTGAGTTTATTTGGTGTGGTCTTTTGTTTGTTTGCTGGCTTTACTTCCGCCACGGTGATTTATGCCTGGTTCTGGGGTGGCTCCCATGCGATCGATTGGCTTAAAAATGCCCTCGGTCGTTAG
- a CDS encoding pentapeptide repeat-containing protein, protein MTIKKLRQIWRRIFGPTHDYTYEEIQHLKRANRHIPHPQTTVIIWIGDRLHEIAAVMRKIALFEILDYARRLTLLVGVISVIFYVAGQSQRQMQQVKESHYEAWQVINSSLGQEASGGRIEALQDLAKDGVSLNGLHAEGAYLNLINLHGVDLGRADLPKAKLNGANLSETSLFKANLHGASLIEADLSGAFLRNADLSNANLQSANLDNVNLDGVNLCGATMPDGRVSEQGCDQKTDSFTQAVLNYQPRRLPPKN, encoded by the coding sequence GTGACGATCAAAAAATTAAGGCAAATCTGGCGGCGTATTTTTGGCCCCACCCATGACTATACCTATGAAGAAATCCAACATCTGAAACGTGCCAATCGCCATATCCCGCACCCGCAAACGACTGTAATTATCTGGATTGGCGATCGCCTCCATGAGATCGCCGCCGTGATGCGCAAGATTGCCCTCTTTGAAATCCTTGATTATGCTCGTCGCCTAACCTTGCTAGTGGGGGTGATCAGTGTAATTTTTTATGTAGCTGGACAATCACAGCGCCAAATGCAACAGGTCAAAGAATCGCACTATGAAGCCTGGCAGGTGATTAATTCTTCTTTAGGCCAAGAGGCCAGCGGGGGACGAATTGAAGCTTTACAAGACCTGGCCAAGGATGGGGTTTCGCTGAACGGTCTCCACGCGGAAGGTGCATATTTGAATTTGATCAACTTGCATGGGGTCGATCTGGGTCGTGCTGATCTGCCCAAGGCGAAGTTAAATGGTGCGAATTTGAGTGAAACATCATTATTTAAAGCCAATTTACACGGCGCATCGTTGATCGAAGCTGATCTCAGCGGTGCTTTTTTGCGCAATGCCGACTTGAGCAATGCTAATTTACAGAGTGCCAACCTGGACAACGTTAATTTAGATGGGGTGAATTTGTGTGGTGCCACCATGCCCGATGGGAGGGTATCTGAGCAAGGTTGCGATCAAAAAACTGACAGCTTTACCCAGGCGGTTTTGAATTACCAACCAAGAAGATTGCCTCCCAAAAATTAA
- a CDS encoding DM13 domain-containing protein has product MNKILTTAAISALLVMPLANQAFAETIDRQGGASSQSSPVLVAEKAAKAMQMGSFVEVAPNHPTEGMAKLVEREGEMFLELSSDFKTVSGPAVYVVLHKSSDVGVNIEGTEYINLGKLTSIEGAQSYKIELPAGADINDYKSAVIWCQQFDVTFAAAAFQAS; this is encoded by the coding sequence ATGAACAAAATCCTAACTACCGCCGCTATTTCGGCTCTTTTGGTCATGCCTTTGGCGAATCAAGCCTTTGCAGAAACCATCGATCGGCAAGGTGGAGCTTCGAGCCAATCAAGTCCAGTATTGGTGGCAGAGAAAGCTGCTAAAGCCATGCAAATGGGTTCGTTTGTAGAGGTTGCCCCCAACCACCCCACCGAAGGCATGGCCAAGCTAGTCGAGCGTGAAGGTGAAATGTTCTTAGAGCTTAGCTCCGACTTTAAAACTGTTTCCGGGCCTGCGGTATATGTCGTTCTGCACAAATCCAGTGATGTTGGTGTGAACATTGAAGGCACTGAATACATTAACCTCGGTAAACTCACGAGTATCGAAGGTGCCCAGAGCTATAAGATCGAACTACCCGCCGGAGCAGATATTAATGACTATAAGTCTGCGGTGATCTGGTGCCAACAGTTTGACGTAACCTTTGCCGCCGCTGCTTTCCAGGCTAGCTAG